A stretch of Flavobacterium sp. N1994 DNA encodes these proteins:
- a CDS encoding OmpA family protein — MKFLKYLPLLFFGFLQAQEEVVHSVYFEFDKFTLNEKEVNEAIDFIKKTDSTRIESIQIFGYTDDVGKEAYNFKLSTKRANAIQDKFIQSGIKSKIIVTIEGKGRIMIEDDMVENLPEKRSKNRRVDIVVNLKPLPKIEIPGYYNTVQKHHIIGDHIYLENILFERGSSKLPFKSKTELDKISRLLMKYKNLQFEIQGHVCCTPPYQKEAIDLDTRKRQLSVNRAESVYKYLLFKKISKDRMTFKGYGNTVPLGKGADYDRRVELVITKI, encoded by the coding sequence ATGAAGTTTCTAAAGTATTTGCCGCTCCTTTTTTTCGGTTTTCTACAAGCACAAGAAGAAGTTGTTCACTCTGTTTATTTTGAATTTGACAAATTCACTTTGAATGAAAAAGAAGTCAATGAAGCTATAGACTTTATCAAAAAAACTGATTCCACCCGTATAGAATCTATTCAAATTTTTGGTTATACAGACGATGTGGGAAAAGAGGCATATAACTTTAAACTTTCCACAAAACGCGCGAATGCTATTCAAGATAAATTTATTCAAAGCGGAATTAAAAGTAAAATCATTGTGACCATTGAAGGAAAGGGTAGAATTATGATAGAAGATGATATGGTGGAAAATCTTCCTGAAAAACGTTCTAAAAATCGTCGTGTTGATATTGTTGTCAATTTAAAACCTTTACCAAAAATTGAAATTCCAGGCTATTATAACACGGTTCAGAAACACCACATTATTGGCGATCACATTTATCTAGAAAATATTTTATTTGAGAGAGGGAGTAGTAAATTACCGTTTAAATCTAAAACAGAATTAGACAAAATTTCTCGTTTATTAATGAAGTATAAAAATCTTCAATTTGAGATTCAAGGGCATGTTTGTTGCACGCCTCCGTATCAAAAAGAAGCTATTGATTTGGATACTAGGAAACGTCAATTGTCTGTAAATAGAGCTGAATCGGTATATAAATATTTACTCTTTAAAAAAATATCCAAAGACCGAATGACTTTTAAAGGATATGGAAATACTGTTCCCCTAGGAAAAGGTGCTGATTATGACCGAAGAGTAGAATTGGTTATCACAAAGATTTAA
- a CDS encoding S41 family peptidase: protein MPSFIKKRYFIPAILSIFLFVGVSFKDDFFEISKQIEIFTTLYKTINQNYVDETNPAELMDKAIKSMLADLDPYTNYFNEQDVIKFKINNTGEYTGIGAMITRKEDRLIVKEPYKGFPADKAGLKAGDEITQIGDVRLADFKDDASQLMKGAKGTKIDIKYLRQGKQMSTQLVLDEVAVKAVPFYGKVDDKTGYIVLSQFNQKASSETKEALESLKADGATQIILDLRGNPGGLLNEAVNICNLFVPKGETIVTTKSKNSKYNNTNKTTREPVDTEIPLVVIVDGKSASASEIVSGALQDLDRAVIVGSRSFGKGLVQRPFDMTYGTQVKVTISRYYTPSGRCIQALNYAHKDKNGKAIRVEEKNYNAFKTKKGRTVYDGGGILPDVVLENTKTSAIAEALQKNDGIFNYATYYYYKNPNLGDKIPTITDADIADFKAFLKREKISFDTETEIALKSTLEKAKKENVDSAISAEYQQLVSALEKSEETLIDKNQKEIKNLILDEIIKRYQYKEGLYQYYIKSNFEIKKSIEVLNDKQQYNTILKN, encoded by the coding sequence ATGCCATCATTCATCAAAAAAAGATATTTTATTCCAGCAATTTTGAGCATTTTTCTCTTTGTTGGTGTAAGTTTTAAAGACGATTTCTTTGAGATTTCAAAACAAATTGAAATCTTCACGACCTTATACAAAACCATCAATCAAAACTATGTTGATGAAACCAATCCAGCGGAGTTAATGGACAAAGCTATTAAAAGTATGTTAGCCGATTTGGATCCGTATACCAATTATTTCAACGAACAAGATGTCATCAAATTTAAAATAAACAATACTGGAGAATATACCGGAATTGGCGCCATGATTACTAGAAAAGAAGATCGGCTGATCGTAAAAGAACCTTACAAAGGATTTCCTGCCGATAAAGCTGGTTTAAAAGCCGGTGATGAAATTACACAAATTGGGGATGTCCGTTTAGCTGATTTCAAAGACGATGCTTCACAATTGATGAAAGGTGCAAAAGGCACTAAAATAGACATCAAATATTTGCGCCAAGGAAAACAAATGTCAACCCAATTGGTATTAGATGAAGTTGCTGTAAAAGCCGTTCCGTTTTATGGAAAAGTGGATGATAAAACAGGATATATCGTTTTGTCACAGTTCAATCAAAAAGCTTCTTCGGAAACTAAAGAAGCATTAGAGTCGTTGAAAGCTGATGGCGCTACCCAAATTATCCTAGATCTTCGTGGAAATCCTGGTGGGTTGTTGAATGAAGCTGTAAATATTTGCAATCTTTTTGTACCAAAAGGGGAAACTATTGTAACCACAAAATCTAAAAATTCCAAATATAACAACACTAACAAAACAACTCGTGAACCTGTTGATACCGAAATTCCATTAGTAGTTATTGTGGACGGGAAGAGTGCCTCGGCATCTGAAATTGTTTCTGGTGCTTTACAAGATTTAGATAGAGCCGTTATTGTGGGTAGTAGAAGTTTTGGAAAAGGATTAGTTCAACGACCTTTTGACATGACTTATGGAACACAAGTTAAAGTAACTATTTCTCGTTATTATACTCCATCTGGAAGATGTATCCAAGCCTTAAATTATGCACATAAAGATAAAAATGGTAAAGCTATTAGAGTTGAAGAAAAAAATTATAATGCTTTCAAAACCAAAAAAGGAAGAACCGTTTACGATGGTGGCGGAATCTTGCCAGATGTTGTTTTAGAAAACACCAAAACAAGTGCTATTGCTGAAGCCTTGCAAAAAAATGATGGGATTTTTAACTATGCTACTTACTACTATTATAAAAACCCAAATCTTGGTGATAAAATACCAACTATAACGGATGCTGATATTGCTGATTTTAAAGCATTCTTAAAACGCGAAAAAATATCATTTGATACTGAAACTGAAATTGCTTTGAAAAGCACTTTGGAGAAAGCTAAGAAAGAAAATGTTGATTCTGCCATTTCGGCCGAGTACCAACAATTAGTTTCAGCTTTGGAAAAAAGTGAAGAAACTTTGATTGATAAAAATCAAAAGGAAATCAAGAACTTGATTTTGGATGAAATCATCAAAAGATACCAGTATAAAGAAGGTCTCTATCAATATTACATCAAAAGTAATTTTGAGATTAAAAAGTCCATTGAAGTATTGAACGATAAACAACAATACAATACGATTTTAAAGAATTAA